In Solanum pennellii chromosome 3, SPENNV200, a single window of DNA contains:
- the LOC107012662 gene encoding gibberellin-regulated protein 6 yields the protein MAKLVSFFLLALIAISMVATTALAADAQYHLDRSRYGPGSLKPTQCLPQCTRRCSKTQYHKPCMFFCQKCCKTCLCVPPGFYGNKGVCPCYNNWKTKEGGPKCP from the exons ATGGCCAAGcttgtttcttttttccttttggcTCTTATTGCCATTTCCATGGTTGCAACCACTGCTCTAGCTGCTGATGCTCAATACCACCTTGATCGT TCAAGGTATGGTCCAGGGAGCTTGAAGCCAACAC AATGCCTGCCACAATGTACAAGAAGATGTAGCAAGACACAGTACCACAAGCCATGCATGTTCTTTTGCCAGAAGTGCTGCAAGACATGCCTATGTGTTCCTCCAGGTTTCTATGGAAACAAAGGTGTTTGCCCTTGCTACAACAACTGGAAGACCAAAGAAGGAGGACCAAAATGCCCTTAA